In one Pseudoliparis swirei isolate HS2019 ecotype Mariana Trench chromosome 23, NWPU_hadal_v1, whole genome shotgun sequence genomic region, the following are encoded:
- the LOC130188893 gene encoding envoplakin-like: MSNNKEYSSVKLSKVQANDLAVVVSRMQKNADQVEKNILKVEGLLIVDAERDAKKQPLTHQKENAENLAQAEGLLKDLFMDADKANKLHHPQAFEIERDVKNLHDRWVKDCTTYRELYTKALVLDLIPKIGWAPLLEEKLSQVKAGGYGPNLADVEKQTAVHNILHQEIEAYSAQLKPGTTASKEQYGALKDKYTELHESSQQRRNKLASLYEYVQSCSKELVYLSGQQERILQRDWSDRMADPPGVRMEYEKFKNSGLLAHESEINKLQEVGDRLLEAKHPGSATVKAHKDGVQSEWQSFLNLCLAQETHLDNIEDYKKFQLDAEMLSESLERLNSCMHPKALAEKSNTQVLLALEGDAPAVKRNDQRLASLRELSSIIVPLKLRRLKPASGTAAVSLCDWADTVAKDTVRRGEVLSLRSNSDSKNWELQSSNGKTRTLPGACFMVPPPDAEALEEVDSLDRALTDLKSRRAALMASLKSPAVEVVRPQKAAVVQSAPDDPRAAKLAGGLDELNAALDRSEREVLSRLRAPLDNRNPTQDLAKRLQEHEKTALTVRKLEAEKFAIQREMDPLLAAKTPGPIACTLPLKLSTASNKIDNINTLVDLYQKKATASMFLEKQKHNVEGIVSGLEDKLAKDGAILDEPNALPDRHQALQLTRKDAAAKKGDLNNLGSDFDQTEQACRTLQQSFNEYCPDIRRQESEVKRLRSRYANVNNQLQDRSALVKEATNKNQDFQTAAQSLDFFLVNLPNNSVKPTDDVAQITAKQNTQKKIVEDIKKKSGDLDQVQHLSRDLQGALNEYGVKSNTYKSTLKDGDDDDDDDDDTDEPVLKKRQTSTMTQAVQRKEQDLLNLFSEVSAENNQLLNQLETVKNIKAMNEDKVSQVVVHQQLQIQSQKKDLEKSDILKRELNDEIERHSHAERELETYRKRFVSLKNRRGVERLEEKEVVQYYRDPKLEGEIKSYKDRIQDETSKRSSTNSEIEVIHDRIIKVKSQLIKTEPKLVTKLTFEYERDPQLDKDAVKMREEMRQIQLDLQTKDTEAIHVKTELTVLSRQKPKIRETIVKKEVVRLEKDPEMLKAVLTFQGHISEEELRSKALNDSVFSTRSQINTLERIIPTIQPKIVTKVVKQVQQDKEMVEESKKLRVALEEEKDENAILMQDLTNLHLHYSEVDKLRPKVEVKEILNEIYRVDPGTEVELVRLKKVLQDSSRNCVDLELDIKTLIMTLTTLRAQKPKIEYKEVTQEVIKEEKSPEVARELQRLSNQASRLLVNHETTLELLYRLRKERDELKVEKSKVETKLVTKELIRYENDPLLEKEADRVRKNVREEIQQRRNVEELLFDLQNQFIVLERQKPEEKIVMQEMVRLQKDPKQVLEHEKLNKNLDDEMKSRRKFELEVRHLRALLQDKETTLAQMDDRQKKIQVETELRQIKSRILDLENSPSPVDEYIVIEEILKVERDPQLEKLTDGLRLDLEKESNNIIRLERETRNLRIQLEILQKEKSIEKVVYREVVRVEPDPAVEAEREHLREIVTQQRNLRRDVEESTQSILIRLAHLQSSQSVTTQEEAILLANKDALQKEKEDTLRQLKTLESQRHTISMTFQQQSKLLSERNQNVRQRSLKTSTEVQRLEKDILKEKDKLHQRDTLIMELRSNIQKDDHSETHTRETNLSTKITILDPETGRDMSPYDAYMQGLIDRKNYIHLAELECDWEEITSTGPDGDITILQDRKSGKQSSIKDALRSGRLTQYDVSRYKDGKISIAEFALLVVGDTRRPIVPPIPIPIPRSPTRATPSSPMSSMPPSLRSSYTNLHTQYSGSQNNLSGSLSNLSGSLSNLSVQSSAGDEYFPISGVFDTTTESRMSVRSALTRKLIDPDTALKLLEAQAASGGIVDLSMKDKLSVHKAAERGLIDSADMYKLLNAQKAFTGVEDPMTKDRLAVGQAAKKGYIPLENAKRYIEAQYLTGGLVNPAKAGRLTVKEALAGDIIDSAMAEELQDEASHKKELVDPISKEKISYKQAMDRCQKDKSTGLLLLPAASTDGLNSPSYSNYRFNSYNKY, from the exons ATGTCGAACAATAAGGAATACAGTTCTGTCAAGCTCAGCAA GGTCCAGGCCAATGACCTGGCCGTGGTGGTTTCTCGCATGCAGAAAAATGCCGACCAGGTGGAGAAGAACATCCTGAAGGTGGAGGGGCTGCTGATTGTG GACGCGGAGCGCGACGCCAAGAAGCAGCCGCTGACGCACCAGAAGGAGAACGCCGAGAACCTGGCGCAGGCCGAGGGGCTGCTGAAGGACCTCTTCATGGACGCCGACAAGGCCAACAAGTTGCATCACCCGCAGGCCttcgagatagagagaga cgTGAAGAACCTCCACGACCGTTGGGTGAAGGACTGCACCACCTACCGGGAGCTGTACACCAAGGCGCTCGTGTTGGACCTGATTCCAAAGATCGGCTGGGCTCCTctgctggaggagaagctg AGCCAGGTGAAGGCGGGCGGCTACGGGCCCAACCTGGCGGACGTGGAGAAGCAGACGGCGGTGCACAACATCCTGCACCAGGAGATCGAGGCCTACAGCGCCCAGCTGAAGCCCGGCACCACGGCCTCCAAG GAGCAGTACGGCGCCCTCAAAGACAAGTACACGGAGCTTCAT GAGAGCTCCCAGCAGAGGCGCAACAAGCTGGCCTCGCTGTACGAGTACGTGCAGAGCTGCAGCAAGGAGCTGGTCTACCTGTCGGGCCAGCAGGAGAGGATCCTCCAGAGGGACTGGAGCGACCGCATGGCCGACCCCCCGGGCGTCCGCATGGAGTACGAG AAATTCAAAAACAGCGGCCTGCTCGCCCACGAGAGTGAGATCAACAAGCTGCAGGAGGTCGGAGATCGTCTGTTGGAGGCCAAACACCCCGGCAGCGCCACCGTAAAG GCGCACAAAGACGGCGTGCAGAGCGAGTGGCAGTCGTTCCTCAACTTGTGTCTGGCTCAGGAAACGCACCTGGACAACATTGAAGACTACAAGAAG TTCCAGCTGGACGCGGAGATGCTGTCCGAGTCCCTGGAGCGGCTGAACTCCTGCATGCACCCCAAGGCTCTGGCCGAGAAGAGCAACACGCAGGTGCTGCTGGCGCTGGAG GGAGACGCTCCTGCGGTCAAGAGGAACGACCAGCGCCTGGCGTCCCTCCGGGAGCTCAGCAGCATCATCGTGCCTCTGAAGCTCCGCCGGCTGAAGCCCGCCTCGGGCACCGCCGCGGTGTCGCTGTGCGACTGGGCCGACACGGTGGCCAAG GACACGGTGAGGCGCGGCGAGGTGCTGAGCCTGAGGTCAAACTCCGACAGTAAGAACTGGGAGCTTCAGAGCAGCAACGGGAAGACCCGGACCCTCCCCGGGGCGTGCTTCATGGTCCCGCCGCCCGACGCTGAGGCACTGGAGGAAGTGGACAG tctgGACAGAGCGCTGACGGACCTAAAGAGCCGTAGAGCTGCACTAATGGCCTCCTTGAAGAGCCCCGCTGTGGAGGTGGTGCGCCCCCAGAAGGCAG CCGTCGTCCAAAGTGCTCCGGACGATCCCAGAGCCGCCAAGCTCGCCGGGGGACTGGACGAGCTCAACGCGGCCCTGGACCGGAGCGAGAGGGAAGTCCTGAGTCGGCTCAGAGCGCCGCTGGACAACCGCAACCCCACACAGGACCTGGCCAAGAGACTGCAGGAGCATGAG AAAACTGCGTTGACTgtgaggaagctggaggctgaGAAGTTTGCGATCCAGAGGGAGATGGATCCTCTTCTGGCCGCGAAGACCCCGGGACCCATCGCCTGCACGCTGCCGCTCAAACTCAGCACTGCCAGCAACAAGATTGACAACATCAACACCCTCGTTGATCTTTACCAAAAAAA AGCGACGGCCTCTATGTTCCTGGAGAAGCAGAAGCACAATGTGGAAGGCATCGTCTCCGGGTTGGAGGACAAGCTCGCTAAAGATGGCGCCATTCTCGACGAACCGAACGCCCTCCCGGACCGCCACCAGGCGCTGCAG CTTACGCGTAAAGACGCCGCCGCAAAAAAGGGCGATTTGAATAATTTGGGCAGCGACTTTGACCAGACGGAGCAAGCGTGCAGGACCTTACAGCAGAGCTTCAACGAATACTGTCCGGACATCCGCCGCCAGGAGAGCGAGGTGAAACGTCTGAGGAGCCGTTACGCAAACGTCAACAATCAGCTCCAGGACAG GTCTGCTCTCGTAAAGGAAGCGACCAATAAGAACCAAGATTTCCAGACTGCTGCTCAGTCACTGGATTTCTTCCTGGTAAATTTGCCCAATAATTCGGTCAAACCTACAGACGACGTAGCTCAGATCACAGCCAAGCAGAACACTCAGAAG AAAATCGTCGAAGACATCAAGAAGAAATCTGGCGATTTGGACCAAGTTCAGCATCTCTCCCGCGATCTGCAGGGCGCTTTGAAT GAGTACGGCGTGAAGTCGAACACTTACAAGAGCACTCTGAAGGATGGTgacgatgacgacgatgatgatgatgacactgATGAGCCTGTTCTGAAGAAACGTCAGACTTCAACTATGACTCAGGCTGTACAGAGAAAG GAGCAAGATCTGCTGAACCTTTTCTCTGAGGTGTCTGCAGAAAACAACCAACTTCTCAACCAGTTGGAGACGGTGAAGAACATCAAAGCCATG AATGAAGATAAAGTCAGTCAGGTGGTGGTCCATCAGCAGCTGCAGATACAGAGCCAGAAGAAGGACTTGGAGAAGAGTGATATTCTGAAAAGGGAATTAAATGATGAGATTGAAAGGCACTCACACGCTGAAAGAGAGCTGGAAACTTACCGTAAGAGGTTTGTGTCTCTGAAGAACcggagaggggtggagaggttggaggagaaggaggtggtgcAATACTACCGTGACCCCAAACTGGAGGGGGAAATCAAGTCCTATAAAGATCGGATCCAGGATGAAACATCGAAAAGGTCAAGTACCAATTCAGAGATAGAAGTTATACATGATAGGATTATCAAGGTAAAATCTCAGCTGATAAAAACCGAACCGAAACTGGTGACCAAGTTAACGTTTGAATACGAGAGAGACCCACAGCTTGACAAAGACGCCGTCAAAATGAGGGAAGAGATGCGCCAGATACAACTGGATCTCCAAACGAAAGATACTGAGGCAATTCACGTGAAAACTGAGCTCACGGTTCTGTCTCGGCAGAAACCAAAGATCAGGGAGACGATCGTTAAGAAGGAAGTGGTGAGGCTTGAAAAGGATCCGGAGATGCTGAAAGCTGTTCTCACTTTCCAAGGGCATATCTCGGAGGAGGAGCTCCGGTCCAAGGCGCTAAACGATAGCGTCTTTAGCACAAGGAGTCAGATAAACACACTCGAGAGGATCATTCCCACCATCCAACCCAAGATCGTCACCAAGGTGGTGAAGCAAGTGCAGCAAGATAAAGAAATGGTGGAAGAGTCGAAGAAACTACGAGTGgccttggaggaggagaaggatgagaaCGCAATCTTGATGCAAGACCTGACCAACTTGCATCTACACTACAGTGAGGTGGATAAGCTCAGGCCGAAAGTTGAGGTCAAGGAGATCCTCAATGAGATCTACAGAGTCGATCCTGGCACAGAAGTCGAGCTGGTGCGCCTGAAGAAAGTGCTGCAAGATTCCAGCCGCAACTGCGTAGACCTGGAACTCGACATCAAGACACTGATAATGACGCTGACTACCCTGCGTGCTCAGAAACCCAAAATAGAGTACAAAGAGGTGACCCAGGAGGTGATCAAAGAAGAGAAGAGCCCGGAGGTCGCCAGGGAATTGCAAAGGCTAAGCAACCAAGCCTCCCGTCTGCTAGTCAACCACGAAACCACCCTGGAGCTGCTGTATCGCCTCCGTAAAGAAAGGGACGAGCTGAAGGTCGAAAAATCCAAGGTGGAGACAAAGCTGGTCACTAAAGAGCTCATCAGATATGAAAACGACCCTCTTCTTGAGAAAGAGGCCGACAGAGTTCGGAAGAATGTCCGAGAAGAGATTCAACAACGTCGCAATGTGGAGGAGTTGCTGTTCGACCTCCAGAACCAGTTCATTGTCCTTGAAAGGCAGAAGCCCGAGGAAAAGATTGTCATGCAGGAAATGGTGCGTCTCCAGAAGGACCCCAAGCAGGTACTGGAGCATGAAAAGTTGAACAAGAACCTGGACGACGAAATGAAGAGTCGCAGAAAGTTTGAATTGGAGGTCAGACACCTCAGAGCCCTGCTTCAAGACAAAGAGACGACCCTGGCTCAGATGGACGACCGGCAGAAGAAGATTCAAGTGGAGACCGAGCTGAGGCAGATCAAGTCTCGCATTCTTGATCTGGAAAACTCTCCGTCGCCCGTTGATGAATATATTGTCATCGAGGAGATCCTGAAAGTGGAGAGGGACCCTCAGCTGGAGAAACTTACAGATGGTCTACGCCTCgacctggagaaggagagcaATAATATCATTCGTCTGGAGAGAGAAACCCGCAACCTGAGGATCCAGCTGGAGATTCTACAAAAAGAGAAGTCCATCGAGAAGGTTGTTTACCGAGAGGTCGTTCGCGTGGAGCCCGATCCGGCGGTGGAGGCTGAAAGGGAACACCTTAGAGAGATTGTGACGCAGCAGAGGAATCTCAGGCGCGACGTGGAGGAGAGCACTCAGAGCATCCTCATCCGACTCGCTCACCTGCAGTCGTCGCAGTCTGTAACGACTCAGGAGGAGGCCATTCTCCTCGCCAACAAAGACGCCCtgcagaaagagaaggaggataCGCTCAGGCAGCTCAAAACGCTCGAGTCTCAAAGGCATACCATCAGCATGACGTTTCAGCAGCAGTCAAAGTTGCTGAGTGAGAGAAACCAGAACGTACGGCAAAGGAGTCTCAAAACCTCCACGGAGGTGCAGAGGCTGGAGAAGGACATCCTCAAGGAGAAAGACAAATTGCACCAGAGAGACACGCTCATCATGGAGCTGAGGAGCAACATCCAGAAGGACGACCACTCGGAAACTCACACCAGGGAGACAAATCTATCCACGAAGATCACCATCCTGGAtccagagacggggagagacatGTCTCCCTATGACGCCTACATGCAGGGGCTAATCGATCGCAAGAACTACATTCACCTGGCGGAGTTGGAGTGCGACTGGGAGGAAATCACCTCAACTGGGCCAGACGGGGATATAACAATTCTTCAGGATCGTAAAAGTGGGAAACAGTCCTCCATCAAGGACGCTCTGAGGAGCGGCCGCTTGACCCAGTATGACGTGTCGCGCTACAAGGATGGAAAAATCTCCATTGCCGAGTTTGCCCTTCTTGTTGTCGGCGATACCAGGAGGCCCATCGTTCCTCCGATACCAATCCCAATCCCAAGATCACCCACCAGAGCCACCCCGAGCAGTCCCATGAGCTCCATGCCACCCTCCCTGAGGTCCTCCTACACCAACCTCCACACTCAATACAGTGGCAGTCAGAACAACCTCAGTGGCAGTCTTAGCAACCTCAGTGGCAGTCTTAGCAACCTCAGTGTCCAATCGTCAGCAGGTGACGAGTATTTCCCCATCTCTGGTGTTTTCGACACCACCACCGAAAGCCGCATGTCCGTCCGAAGTGCCCTGACCCGCAAACTCATCGACCCCGACACGGCGCTGAAGCTGCTCGAGGCTCAAGCGGCCTCCGGGGGAATCGTCGATCTCTCCATGAAGGACAAACTGTCCGTCCACAAGGCAGCCGAACGCGGTCTCATCGACTCGGCTGACATGTACAAGCTTCTGAACGCCCAGAAGGCCTTCACTGGAGTTGAGGATCCCATGACCAAAGACCGTCTCGCGGTGGGACAGGCTGCCAAGAAAGGGTACATCCCCCTAGAGAATGCCAAGAGGTACATCGAGGCGCAGTACCTGACCGGTGGGCTTGTGAATCCGGCTAAAGCTGGCCGCCTAACGGTCAAAGAAGCTCTCGCCGGTGATATTATCGACAGCGCGATggcggaggagctgcaggatgaAGCGTCCCACAAAAAGGAGCTGGTAGACCCCATTTCTAAAGAGAAGATATCGTACAAGCAGGCGATGGATAGGTGTCAGAAAGACAAAAGCACGGGCCTCCTGCTGCTCCCCGCAGCCTCGACCGATGGCCTGAACTCCCCGTCGTACTCAAACTATCGTTTCAATTCCTACAATAAATACTAG
- the ddx5 gene encoding probable ATP-dependent RNA helicase DDX5 isoform X2, with product MPGYSDRDRGRDRDRGYGSSGGPPRFGGSRGGGGGGGGGKFGNPGERLRKKQWNMDELPKFEKNFYIQHPDVARRSQQDIDNYRRSKVITFRGRDCPNPIAKFHEAAFPSYVMDVINKLNWSEPTPIQAQGWPLALSGKDMVGIAQTGSGKTLSYLLPAIVHINHQPFLERGDGPICLVLAPTRELAQQVQQVAAEYGRASRLKTTCIYGGAPKGPQIRDLERGVEICIATPGRLIDFLESSKTNLRRCTYLVLDEADRMLDMGFEPQIRKIVDQIRPDRQTLMWSATWPKEVRQLAEDFLKEYVQINVGALQLSANHNILQIVDVCNDGEKENKLIRLLEEIMSEKENKTIIFVETKRRCDDLTRRMRRDGWPAMGIHGDKSQQERDWVLNEFKFGKAPILIATDVASRGLDVEDVKFVINFDYPNNSEDYIHRIGRTARSQKTGTAYTFFTPNNMRQATDLISVLREASQAINPKLLQMAEDRGGKSNWSFKGRQRW from the exons ATGCCTGGATACTCCGACAGAGACCGCGGCcgagatagagatagagg CTATGGCAGCAGTGGCGGTCCTCCTCGCTTTGGAGGGagccgtggaggaggaggaggcggcggaggaggaaagTTCGGCAATCCCGGTGAACGTCTGCGGAAGAAACAATGGAACATGGACGAGCTCCCGAAGTTCGAGAAGAACTTCTACATACAGCATCCCGACGTTGCCCGGAGGTCTCAG CAAGATATCGACAACTACAGGAGGTCCAAAGTGATTACATTCAGGGGGAGAGACTGCCCAAATCCCATTGCCAAGTTCCACGAGGCCGCCTTTCCAT CATATGTAATGGATGTGATCAACAAACTGAACTGGAGCGAACCAACTCCCATCCAGGCTCAAGGCTGGCCCCTGGCCCTCAGTGGCAAGGACATGGTCGGCATTGCACAGACCGGCTCTGGCAAGACTCTTTCC TATTTGTTGCCTGCAATTGTGCACATCAACCACCAGCCTTTCCTGGAGCGTGGAGACGGCCCCATT TGCTTGGTGTTGGCCCCGACTCGTGAGCTTGCACAGCAGGTGCAACAGGTGGCTGCTGAATATGGCAGAGCTTCTCGTCTGAAGACGACCTGCATCTACGGAGGGGCACCCAAAGGACCCCAGATCCGTGACCTGGAAAGAg GTGTGGAGATCTGCATCGCCACTCCAGGCCGCCTCATTGACTTCCTTGAGTCCTCAAAGACCAACCTCCGTCGGTGCACCTATCTCGTGCTGGACGAGGCCGACAGGATGCTCGACATGGGCTTTGAGCCTCAGATCAGGAAAATTGTTGACCAAATCAGA CCTGACCGTCAGACTCTGATGTGGAGTGCCACTTGGCCCAAAGAGGTCCGCCAGCTGGCAGAGGACTTCCTGAAGGAGTACGTCCAGATCAACGTCGGGGCCCTGCAGCTCAGTGCCAACCACAACATCCTGCAAATCGTGGATGTGTGCaacgatggagagaaagagaacaa GCTCATCCGtctgcttgaggaaatcatgagtgagaaggagaacaagactATCATCTTTgtagagacaaagagacgctGTGATGATCTcaccaggaggatgaggagggatgg GTGGCCAGCTATGGGAATTCATGGAGATAAAAGCCAGCAGGAAAGAGACTGGGTTCTCAATG AGTTCAAATTTGGAAAGGCTCCAATTCTCATTGCTACAGATGTAGCCTCCAGAGGTCTAG ATGTTGAAGATGTGAAATTTGTCATCAACTTTGACTACCCCAACAACTCTGAGGACTATATCCACCGCATTGGCAGAACAGCTCGTAGCCAAAAGACAGGCACGGCTTACACCTTCTTCACTCCGAACAACATGAGGCAGGCCACTGACCTCATCTCTGTGCTCCGCGAGGCCAGCCAGGCGATCAACCCCAAGCTCCTCCAAATGGCGGAAGACAGAGGAGGTAAATCTAATTG GTCATTCAAGGGGAGGCAGAGGTGGTGA
- the LOC130188900 gene encoding serotonin N-acetyltransferase-like, translated as MSVVGSQPFIKPMQRPASVSPGLQRRHTLPASEVRPLNTQDAISVFEIEREAFISVSGECPLHLDEVRHFLTLCPELSMGWLEEGRLVAFIIGSLWDKDRLTEDALVLHKPRGSTVHIHILAVHRTFRQQGKGPMLLWRYLQSLRCLPSVRRALLMCEDVLVPFYHKSGFKVLGRCAITVANMTFTEMCYPISGHAYMRRNSEAIRFPQHHVTLPLANTGEHADA; from the exons ATGTCCGTCGTGGGCTCGCAGCCTTTCATCAAACCGATGCAGCGACCGGCCTCGGTGTCCCCGGGACTCCAGAGGAGACACACGCTGCCCGCCAGCGAGGTCCGGCCGCTCAACACGCAGGACGCCATCAGCGTCTTTGAGATCGAGCGGGAGG catttATCTCCGTGTCAGGTGAGTGTCCCCTCCACCTGGATGAGGTGCGTCACTTCCTCACCTTGTGCCCGGAGCTGTCCATGGGCTGGCTGGAGGAGGGCCGCCTGGTGGCTTTCATCATCGGCTCCCTCTGGGACAAGGACCGACTCACTGAG GACGCGCTGGTCCTCCACAAGCCGCGCGGCTCCACGGTCCACATCCACATCCTGGCGGTGCACCGCACCTTCCGGCAGCAGGGCAAAGGGCCCATGCTGCTGTGGCGCTACCTGCAGTCCCTGCGCTGCCTGCCCAGCGTGCGCCGCGCGCTCCTCATGTGCGAGGACGTCCTGGTGCCCTTCTACCACAAGTCTGGCTTCAAGGTGCTGGGCCGCTGCGCCATCACCGTGGCCAACATGACCTTCACGGAGATGTGCTACCCGATCAGCGGCCACGCGTACATGCGGCGCAACAGCGAGGCCATCCGCTTCCCGCAGCATCACGTGACTCTGCCGCTGGCGAACACGGGGGAGCACGCGGACGCGTGA
- the ddx5 gene encoding probable ATP-dependent RNA helicase DDX5 isoform X1, with product MPGYSDRDRGRDRDRGYGSSGGPPRFGGSRGGGGGGGGGKFGNPGERLRKKQWNMDELPKFEKNFYIQHPDVARRSQQDIDNYRRSKVITFRGRDCPNPIAKFHEAAFPSYVMDVINKLNWSEPTPIQAQGWPLALSGKDMVGIAQTGSGKTLSYLLPAIVHINHQPFLERGDGPICLVLAPTRELAQQVQQVAAEYGRASRLKTTCIYGGAPKGPQIRDLERGVEICIATPGRLIDFLESSKTNLRRCTYLVLDEADRMLDMGFEPQIRKIVDQIRPDRQTLMWSATWPKEVRQLAEDFLKEYVQINVGALQLSANHNILQIVDVCNDGEKENKLIRLLEEIMSEKENKTIIFVETKRRCDDLTRRMRRDGWPAMGIHGDKSQQERDWVLNEFKFGKAPILIATDVASRGLDVEDVKFVINFDYPNNSEDYIHRIGRTARSQKTGTAYTFFTPNNMRQATDLISVLREASQAINPKLLQMAEDRGGHSRGGRGGDYRDDRRDRYSGRRDFGSFRDRDNDREFDNGPTEAFGTTTQNGGYGGEAVGDGFTPASFNGNGQSSFNNQAGAFAGQNFQAAQTGATHPPFPFPQAQAAPQQHPSPLVPYAMPPQFAQ from the exons ATGCCTGGATACTCCGACAGAGACCGCGGCcgagatagagatagagg CTATGGCAGCAGTGGCGGTCCTCCTCGCTTTGGAGGGagccgtggaggaggaggaggcggcggaggaggaaagTTCGGCAATCCCGGTGAACGTCTGCGGAAGAAACAATGGAACATGGACGAGCTCCCGAAGTTCGAGAAGAACTTCTACATACAGCATCCCGACGTTGCCCGGAGGTCTCAG CAAGATATCGACAACTACAGGAGGTCCAAAGTGATTACATTCAGGGGGAGAGACTGCCCAAATCCCATTGCCAAGTTCCACGAGGCCGCCTTTCCAT CATATGTAATGGATGTGATCAACAAACTGAACTGGAGCGAACCAACTCCCATCCAGGCTCAAGGCTGGCCCCTGGCCCTCAGTGGCAAGGACATGGTCGGCATTGCACAGACCGGCTCTGGCAAGACTCTTTCC TATTTGTTGCCTGCAATTGTGCACATCAACCACCAGCCTTTCCTGGAGCGTGGAGACGGCCCCATT TGCTTGGTGTTGGCCCCGACTCGTGAGCTTGCACAGCAGGTGCAACAGGTGGCTGCTGAATATGGCAGAGCTTCTCGTCTGAAGACGACCTGCATCTACGGAGGGGCACCCAAAGGACCCCAGATCCGTGACCTGGAAAGAg GTGTGGAGATCTGCATCGCCACTCCAGGCCGCCTCATTGACTTCCTTGAGTCCTCAAAGACCAACCTCCGTCGGTGCACCTATCTCGTGCTGGACGAGGCCGACAGGATGCTCGACATGGGCTTTGAGCCTCAGATCAGGAAAATTGTTGACCAAATCAGA CCTGACCGTCAGACTCTGATGTGGAGTGCCACTTGGCCCAAAGAGGTCCGCCAGCTGGCAGAGGACTTCCTGAAGGAGTACGTCCAGATCAACGTCGGGGCCCTGCAGCTCAGTGCCAACCACAACATCCTGCAAATCGTGGATGTGTGCaacgatggagagaaagagaacaa GCTCATCCGtctgcttgaggaaatcatgagtgagaaggagaacaagactATCATCTTTgtagagacaaagagacgctGTGATGATCTcaccaggaggatgaggagggatgg GTGGCCAGCTATGGGAATTCATGGAGATAAAAGCCAGCAGGAAAGAGACTGGGTTCTCAATG AGTTCAAATTTGGAAAGGCTCCAATTCTCATTGCTACAGATGTAGCCTCCAGAGGTCTAG ATGTTGAAGATGTGAAATTTGTCATCAACTTTGACTACCCCAACAACTCTGAGGACTATATCCACCGCATTGGCAGAACAGCTCGTAGCCAAAAGACAGGCACGGCTTACACCTTCTTCACTCCGAACAACATGAGGCAGGCCACTGACCTCATCTCTGTGCTCCGCGAGGCCAGCCAGGCGATCAACCCCAAGCTCCTCCAAATGGCGGAAGACAGAGGAG GTCATTCAAGGGGAGGCAGAGGTGGTGACTACAGGGACGACCGACGGGATAGGTATTCTGGAAGGCGTGATTTTGGCAGTTTTAGGGACCGGGATAATGACAGAGAGTTTGACAACGGACCAACTGAAGCCTTTGGCACGACTACACAGAACGGAGGCTACGGGGGTGAAGCCGTCGGCGACGGCTTCACTCCAGCCAGCTTCAACGGTAATGGACAGTCCAGCTTCAACAACCAAGCCGGAGCCTTCGCAGGCCAGAATTTCCAGGCCGCACAGACTGGTGCGACTCATCCCCCGTTCCCCTTCCCCCAGGCACAGGCGGCGCCACAGCAGCACCCTTCACCGCTGGTGCCGTACGCCATGCCCCCTCAGTTCGCTCAGTAA